In a single window of the Gossypium hirsutum isolate 1008001.06 chromosome A13, Gossypium_hirsutum_v2.1, whole genome shotgun sequence genome:
- the LOC107894699 gene encoding classical arabinogalactan protein 9 — MMLNNKFLFLSALFCIAVAGVLGQAPPTPSNPPTSTPAPPTPPASTPPPTTQPPPTPTTTSPPPASSPPPTSSPPPVSTPPPATPPPVSSPPPASPPPATPPPATPPPASPPPATPPPASPPPATPPPATPPPAPLASPPATVPAPAPSKTKAKSPALSPSASSPPSPSNEAPTPSLGASSPGPAGTDTSGVEKTWSIRKMVWSLVIGWGILSLML, encoded by the exons ATGATGCTTAATAATAAGTTTTTGTTCTTATCAGCTTTGTTTTGCATTGCTGTAGCTGGCGTTTTAGGCCAAGCTCCTCCTACTCCTAGTAATCCTCCGACATCCACGCCGGCGCCGCCGACTCCACCCGCTTCCACACCTCCACCTACTACTCAACCACCTCCAACACCCACAACTACTTCTCCGCCACCAGCTTCCTCTCCTCCTCCTACTTCATCACCACCACCAGTTTCCACTCCTCCTCCAGCGACTCCCCCGCCCGTTAGCTCCCCACCACCAGCTTCTCCTCCCCCGGCTACTCCACCTCCCGCAACTCCCCCACCGGCTTCTCCACCTCCGGCTACCCCACCACCTGCTTCTCCCCCTCCTGCTACTCCTCCTCCAGCTACCCCACCACCAGCTCCTTTGGCTTCTCCTCCTGCCACGGTTCCAGCTCCGGCCCCTAGCAAGACCAAAGCTAAGTCTCCAGCACTATCACCTTCGGCCTCCAGCCCACCGTCTCCATCAAATGAGGCCCCTACTCCCAGCCTCGGCGCTTCTTCACCAGGCCCTGCTGGAACCGATACG AGTGGAGTAGAGAAAACATGGTCCATAAGAAAGATGGTGTGGAGCTTGGTGATTGGATGGGGTATCCTCAGTTTAATGCTTTAA
- the LOC107894310 gene encoding uncharacterized protein, with translation MEKKQGFFSALKEEVIRGLSPSRSRTNSPGRARSPIAILLRRKKSGHYNYGGAYLVQPEPLIARYGVGEALAPLMEGPDPDGGETGDSKRLGLGLGQWVMGQLSRTPSMASLSCKRSDLRLLLGVMGAPLAPVQVCSTDPLPHLSIKDTPIETSTAQYILQQYTAASGGLKLQNSVRNAYAMGKLKMVACEYETAAKTVKNRYGSRGTESGGFVLWQMNPDMWYVELAVGGSKVHAGCNGKLVWRHTPWLGARTAKGPVRPLRRALQGLDPRTTASMFSDAKCIGEKTINGEDCFILKLCTDPQTLKARSEGPAEIIRHVLFGYFSQKTGLLVHMEDSHLTRIQSNGGDTVYWETTINSYLHDYRPVEGIMIAHSGRSVITLFRFGEAAMSHTKTRMEEAWTIEEVAFNIPGLSVDCFIPPGDLKSGSISETYELPQDETGTSAIALSAYHAKVAALERAQDNWLTV, from the exons ATGGAGAAAAAGCAAGGTTTTTTCTCAGCTCTCAAAGAGGAAGTAATTCGTGGGCTTTCACCTTCCCGCTCGAGGACCAACAGCCCCGGAAGAGCCCGGTCACCTATTGCCATTCTGTTGCGGAGAAAGAAAAGCGGCCACTACAACTACGGAGGCGCTTACCTGGTACAACCGGAGCCCTTGATCGCGAGGTACGGTGTCGGGGAAGCGTTAGCTCCGCTCATGGAAGGTCCCGACCCGGACGGAGGCGAAACCGGGGATTCCAAGAGGCTTGGGTTGGGGCTAGGACAATGGGTTATGGGACAGTTATCGAGGACTCCATCCATGGCTTCCTTGAGTTGCAAAAGGTCCGATCTAAGGCTGTTGCTCGGGGTCATGGGTGCACCTTTGGCTCCTGTTCAAGTTTGCTCCACTGACCCTTTGCCTCACTTGAGCATCAAAGACACTCCCATT GAAACGTCCACTGCTCAGTACATATTGCAGCAGTATACAGCTGCTTCCGGTGGTCTGAAGCTGCAAAACTCAGTCCGGAATGCGTATGCGATGGGAAAACTGAAAATGGTAGCTTGTGAGTACGAAACTGCTGCGAAGACGGTTAAGAACCGATATGGCTCCAGAGGTACGGAGTCCGGTGGGTTTGTGCTCTGGCAAATGAATCCGGACATGTGGTATGTTGAACTTGCGGTTGGGGGCAGCAAGGTTCATGCTGGCTGTAATGGGAAGCTTGTATGGAGGCACACACCTTGGCTTGGAGCTCGCACTGCAAAGGGGCCTGTTAGACCCTTGCGTCGTGCACTTCAG GGTCTTGATCCGAGAACTACAGCTAGTATGTTTTCTGATGCAAAATGTATAGGAGAGAAGACAATTAATGGTGAGGATTGCTTCATCCTCAAGCTCTGTACCGACCCCCAGACATTGAAGGCAAGGAGTGAAGGCCCTGCGGAGATCATTAGGCATGTCTTATTTGGCTACTTTAGTCAGAAGACCGGGCTTCTGGTTCACATGGAGGATTCACATTTGACTCGTATTCAATCCAACGGTGGCGATACTGTTTACTGGGAAACCACAATCAATTCATATCTTCATGATTACCGACCCGTCGAAGGTATCATGATAGCACATTCTGGCCGTTCTGTCATTACACTTTTCAGGTTCGGGGAAGCTGCAATGAGCCATACGAAAACAAGGATGGAAGAAGCTTGGACGATCGAGGAGGTTGCCTTTAACATACCAGGCCTTTCTGTTGATTGTTTTATCCCTCCAGGTGATTTGAAATCTGGATCCATCAGTGAAACCTATGAACTACCTCAGGACGAAACAGGGACGAGTGCGATCGCCTTATCAGCATATCATGCCAAAGTTGCTGCACTCGAGAGGGCACAGGATAATTGGCTGACGGTATGA